The Cuculus canorus isolate bCucCan1 chromosome 10, bCucCan1.pri, whole genome shotgun sequence region TTAGCTCTTGGTGCTGCTTCCTTTGTTTCCACTGCGAAAGCAAAGCCAGTGCTTGCTCTGGGCATCCCTGATTTCCTCAAAATGCCCATGGCTGCACCATCCACCCTCTGATTTATGGAACGCTGGTGGGGATACAGGTGTAAATAGCGATGCTGGCACTTGGGCTGTTGCTCCCATTATCACCTGGCCCTGTGGCAGGGAGGGCACTTGGTCCTAGGGGAAGGAGATACATTTCCATCCCTTAAGCTGTGCTTGCACTCCGCTAACAAGGATGCTTTATGGAGATATGGAGAACGAGCTGTTCTCTGTTGCATTATCAGGTTGCTGTAGATAAATGGCTTCCTGCCtgtttgagattatttttttttagttggtgcatgtttggtttgttgtttttttttttttcctagagattAGGCGTGGTGACAGGATTTCCTTTGGTCTACCGCTTGGACAAGACCTCTCCTGCACATTTggtatttttaactctttggTAGAGGCACGCCACGCTCAATGCGCAGCCCAAGCAGGAGGATCgagggcaggagggctggacCCTCCCTAAACACAGCAGGTGGAATGGGAAAAAGAACAAGcgaaaaaagaaacagtggtCTTTGGCACATTATGGAAAAACACTGAGGTTTGCAAGGGAGCCTCCTTGAACCCAGGTGGCACTTTGAAGAATTattgcagaggcagagcagggctgcatcCAGATATGAGTGCTCCAGAGCCTGAACTGGGCAGAGGAGCAAAGGGGAGGCATCTCCCAGGCTTGCTTTGGAGGGAGCATCTCCACTCCTGGATCCCCATGAGACCAGATGCAGGCCTTAACCAGAGACCCTCTATCCTGCTCTCCGGCTGAGTATGGGGTTTCTTTGACCCCCTCTCTTACACCATCCCCCACACAGCGCCTTTGTGTGAcccagctccagcacaggtAGCACCAGCATCCTCCAAGCAACGGATTTGGCTCCAAATGACTATCAATGtgaaaaaaagtaggaaaaaaacccaaaacccaacagctTAATCTGTGCAGCCCAAACCAGCACTGCGCTGGGGATGCCCTGGATGTGCCCATTTGGGCTGAGCTGCACCCTCCGACTGCCCCAGTGTGGCACCACTCCATGGCACGAATGCcctcaaacccaaaccaaaatgaGGGAGAAGTGTCCCCAGGTTTGGCCTCCTAGAAGAGATGGAGATCCTGCCGATGGGACTGTGCCCCATCAGGGCTGTCACCAAGCGCAGGGTGCCAAGGTAAGGCTGACACCCACCCACACAGTGCCTAACTGGGGAGGGGATcaacaaaaaacacaaacagcagaCCACGAAATAGCGCACAGAGATGCTCGGACAGGCTTGTCAACCGTGTGGCCATCATGCGCAGCCACACAGCACATGGACAGccatcctccagctcctgctgcctggCAGCCCGGAGCTCAGTGGCACGAGCTAACGAGACCCCACTTGGGAACTGCcatccaaatattttttgaggcaaaaaaaaaaaccccaaaatatctCACTTATACAAACTAATACAAAAATGTGATCTCCGGTGAGCTCAGTGTGCCTAGAGCCATGCAAGCCCCTCTCCCCGCAGATGACCGTGttgctccttccttctgctgctgctcatccGTGGCCCCTGTGGTAGCCCTGCTAATGTGCCCCACGTACTCATTACCTTctcatccccttctccctcctttacTCAGAAAGAAGAACGAAAATCAgttcagaaaacataaaatccaCAGCCCAAAGAGTGACAGAGAGGCCCCACATCAAGGGAAAAATCAATGTATTGATGACCTTCAAACTTTCCACATGGAAAGGAAACCAGCACCCGTTGTGGGACCAGGCAGGGGCCAGGGAGGAGAACAAAGGCGCCCGGGAGAAGGCCACAGCTGGATGGTAGCAATCAcatctcctcccctcccacGCACTACCTCACATCTGAATCCTACAGGCTATTTTTGGCACGTGAAGAAACAGAGGCAAGAAACAAAAGCCCTGCAAAAGacagcagtgcaggcagggggctggagcagagcaggcagcctGTGGGCAGGGAAGGCGGTTGTTGgcatctgctgcttttgctgcagaatTTATTGAGTTGGTTTatgcctatttttttcctctcctctttatTTGCTTCCCCAGACATGCATATAGATCCATTTCTCCATGTGCTTTGCAGCTCTCAGATCCCTCAAGCTGGCGGTCCTGCCCACTGAAACTGGGAGGCTGTGAGGGGTTTCAGGGCTATGCACCAATTACGATTTCACCTCCCCCGTGAGACAAACAGTGTTTCTGCTCCTGAAGGTTTTGGGCACCTGAGAAAAGCCATGGTCTTCCTTCTCGCACCTCTCCCCATCCACTTGCTCCCAgacagctttttcctttctcagacCGTGCCAGTTTGCATGGTCTTTGGTTTCTCCTCTGGCTCCATCCACAGCCCCACCGTGGTCAAACACCTCCACCTCCCCTGCGGAGGTCTGGGGCTCTCCAGCCCACAGGGCTGGCCGGGtttcagcagcagtggggaTGTGGTTGgacccccccccacacacacacagcagacAGCAGCTGCCCAACCCCTGTCACACCACGTGCGGCAGCCACAGGATCTCACCTTGTGCAGCATCCATCCCTCTGCTTCAGTTGGGAACATCCCCGCAGACTTCATGAACTTAAGGCAGGCAGGAATAGTCCTCTTCTTGCCAGGTGTCCGAAATCCCAGGGCAGGATGctccctgctccttcttctAACCAAAATGCCCCTGGTGGGGCCTGGCCACGGCACCCTGAGGTGGAATGACTGTCCCTACTGTGCCCTCCAGTGCCACCTTACTGCTCTCTCAGTCTTCAGACTCCAAGCAGGACTCCAGAATATCCCAGCCTGGACCTGAGAAGGGTGAACAGCATTCAAAGCAACCTATCTCTTTATTGATAAATTGTATTAGTTGTAGGGTCATGGTAGACAAAACACTTGGGGAGGAGGAACCATGAACATCGAAATACACTGCAAAACACCTATGGCTACACACAGTCCCTTGGTGCACAATGCCTCTTTGTTTACAAATATAAGATGGTTTCAGTTAAATAACCAGTTTTTATACATGGTGTGAGGCAAAAAGTGGTCCATTCTCCAACAGAGTTAGGCAGTTTTGGAGAACAACAaacaaatacatattaaaatatagTAAAACCAGACTGGCTCTGAGCTGTCCTCTACTGACTTCGGGAGGGGGCCGTGCTGGGCATCCAGCACAACGACCTGTGCGAAGACTGCCCCGTCCATCCTGGCAGTGGTGATGCTGTGTTAGGACCAGACCTGCAAGCTCCAGCCAAGCTAACCCTAAGGATTATCCAAATTGAAGAGCTCTTCCACTTCCGAATCTTCCATGAGTGTTTCCTAATTTTGCTCTCTGACCAGTGCGACCTGCATAACCCAATGGCCCAGGCTTGTCACTTTAGGCAAATTtagatgattttaaaaatgctataCCAACCTCCTTGTGTCCTGCCGTTGCTCAGCTCACCTTGCTCCAGCTCAGACAAAGCTGAAGAGGGTTGGGGAGACCCCAGTGTGCAGTGTCAAGCAGGTCCCCCCCTGCCTGAGAGCAGATCTTGCCCATCTGCACAGTCCTCCTCTCCTGGAGCTTAAGGGAAAGTACTGCTATGGATATGTCCTCACTGAGGACAGCAAGAAGAAGCTCCACACATGCACCGCAGAGGGCTTGAGAAGAAGAGTTTGGTTCTGACACCTCCCTGCTTTCCCAGTCCTCCTTCTGGGGTAGGAGGAGTctcaggagaggagggaggtcTAAATTTGGTGGTGGTGGCTTCTTCCACAGGCAAAGGGTCCTCTACCTGCAGAGATGAGAGAAGTACGGCCAGGGGATTCAAGTCAGAGCACTGCTGATGACTTACCCACACTCTGGCTTGAAATCACCAGTCCCCCCATGGCTGCTGATCTGGGGGCCCACTCTGATGTGAGGTGATTGTCACCGAGTGTGATCCCGGCCAAGGTAGTGTCACCCAAAGCCGGAAGGCTGCATGAGTGTGATAGATAGGcataggtggaaaaaaaatggagttctCAAGATAAAGCAAACAGTTACGGTGGCAACGGTGCATCATCACCAGCCAGCACATAAGGAGAGCACTTGGCTGATTGATTTCTTTAGAGGAGATGTTCCTAAaccttttaatgttttttccgCTGATGTTTTGTAAGAAGATTGCTACAAGAGATACGTATGGAGTGCCCTCGGCCACCCTACGTTGTTAGGAAAGAAACGTTGATGGTAGAGTTTGCTAAGCAAAACTTTTGTGACATAATGGGGACAACTACTCTGCCCGCGCAGGGCATGGTGGATGCAGACACACAAGAGCAGCACATACTGAACCAGTGGCAACCGAAGAAGAAACCAAAGTGAAATAGACAGCAGCTTCAAACTTTGTTCCATTTGTGTTCTCAGGGCCCCTTCGCCCTTgttaataaataacaaaatatacaaattaagaaacaagaaaaccaagGAGGCAGAGGAACATAAATAGGGGAAACAGGGAAAGCCACTTTGCTTAACAAAGGTGGTCTGGGTCTCCAGCTTGGGGTGGCCCTCTCCTCACTACAGCTTGAAGATGCCGAAGTAGGTGCTGCCAGGGTTGTAGTTCACTCGTCTTGAGTCTGTCACATTGACAAAGACCATGTCACCTTCCCGGAGCTTGAAGACACCTCCCTCCCGGATGGACTGGAGGTCACAGTGAGACATGGATGTGCTGTGTGTGTCTAGTCCCTTCAGTAAGAGTCGGTCCTTTTCCATGGGAAGATACAAATAAATATAGAGGGTGAAGGGTGCTGAATTTGCTGCCTTGGTGCAGAAGCTGACTTGGGAATAGATGTAGTAGAGCCCTGCTTCCTTCACCTTCAGTTTCCCCTCCTGGTAGGATATCCAGCCGTTGTTCATGGGGCCATACATTGTTGTCTTCCACTCTAGCACTGTAGGGGAAAGCATGGCAGATGAGCAGGGAGGAGAACACATTCAGTTTGGCAGGCTGATTTTGGGCATTTGGCATCGCAGCCTCTGTCTGATGTGGGGGGTGGATCCCGCCCACCCAGGACATCCCCAGCCCAGGGGAACCAGGTCATCAGAGTAGCTCATGAACATGCACTCCTTCTGAGCTGGTACAGAAAATACACAGACCAGAAAGCTATGGTCATATAGGCTGCAGCTACAACTTCCAGGAGGGAGCTTGGACCTCCACCTTCCCCAGCCCACAGAGACACCTGCGAGAGCATCAGAAGTGACTAACCCAGCTCCATGAGGAATAACAGGTTCAGTTGTCCCAGCCCAGGGTCCCAGTCCCCACAGCAGGGCTTCATGGGTTGTGCTGGGGGAGCCACACAGCCCGCGGGCCATGTCCATGTACACCACGGGAATGTTTCCCCTGTGCCCCACTGTTGAGGTGCGGAGCCAAGCTCCAGGCAGCTGCTCCTCTCCGGGGAATTTCAACCTGCTTTATAAGCTCAACAAATGCTTAAGCAGGGAGTTTTAAAACACAGCCATCTTCTCACTTCTTTGATCTTATCTAACACTAAGCTTTCCATAGGCAGACTGAGCTCTGGGTGAAATGCTGCGTCAGAGATGGAAAGAGCAGTTGCAGATTACTGGCAGTTACTCCAGAATTAAATCAAATGTTCTCAGATTACGAAATCTTTGCCAGATTGAGAGGCAGACCTTGCAAGTTCTTCCTTGCTTTGGTAATCCTTGCTCTTGCAGGATGTCCCTTAGCTGGGGCTACACTGGGGGACGCAACCACAGGATGCACATATGCAAATACAATAGATCATCTACGATTCTCAAGCCTAACCGTAGCCATGGCTGTGAATAAGCGCAACATCTCAAAATCAGTTTGGAGCCATCTACGTTGTGATTGTAAAGCCATCAGCTGGCATTGCTACCAGGAACGCTACTGCTGAGATGATTATTGTGTCAGCAGATACAATATGCCAGCGGagccctcctgcagcagccagcccAGCAAGGCATGGCCAGGAGACCAAAAGCGTTGTGTTTGGAGTGCAAAAGAAAAGCGAGGGGTTGGTTTCCTTaaatataaagagaaataattttccccTCATAAAAAACACCATAAAGATTAAGCCATTGTGGTGAATTTCTAGGGAGGTTGATGAGGAGAGCTGGCATGGGATGTCCAGATCCTGTGTGGCATAGGTACACGTGGCGATGTGACTGCTGGGAAGTTTGCTGTGCTTTGAGGACACGGTTTTGTGCTGGAGTCCTATTACCCCGGTCCCTGCCCTTACAGAGCCGTGGGGCAGAGTCACAGAGTACAGCCATGGGGTGTGCACTGCTGTGTCCTGCTGGTCCTCTTGCCAAGGCAGTGCCAAGCGAGTCTGGCTTACCTGAGACTGTCTTGTTGGGATCCAGACCTGCCAGGTGGGCTGCAATCGGCTGCCTCTTCTCTGCTGCAATTCAGAAAGGTCAGTGTTAAGCACGTCTCGGCACCCACTGTCCCATCCTgggcagcacagctcctccGCAGGGACCACAGCGCCTCCCACCCTTGGTATTTCTTTATGGGCCAGATCCAGCTTAGAGAGACAGCTTCCAAAGACCCACCAGCTCTGAGTGAGGCAGAGTCTGGCCTCTGCTCAACAAAGACACTCAGTTGCCTTCAGGGATAGCCTCTGGGAGATTAAGCCCGTGGAGGAGACTGTGCCACCTTGTCCACTGTGACAACAGACCTCAATGTGTTCACTTCTTACCTTCCACTGATGTCTCGTTCTTGTGTGTCAGATGGAGATGCTCATGGCCTGCAATGTGAAAAGGACACTTATTTAATTttggattaattttaatttacttcagGCAATGTAGGACCCAAAGCCACCTGTCCTAGTGAGACCGTCATGCCCAGTGCCCCCATGCTGTGCACAGTCCTACCACCACGGGGATGCTCCAAACCCCAATCTCATCCCCTGCCACCGTGCTGTGCAGCGGGCTGTCACAGGGTGAAGGAAACTCCTTCCTAGACCAATCTACTCCTCCTGTTCCTAGCAAGCCATGGATGCACTGGTAACACCAGGAAACTCACCTCTCTGCATTTCAAACTTGGGCTGCCCCTTTCTGGCTCCCTCATCctgaaaagacagcaaaaaaatattgttacGATGTACAAATCAGTGGTTTTGGAAGCTTCTGTGTAAGGAATGATCTGGTCACATCTTGGGTTGGTGGTGGTTTGCCCCTACAGCCCTGTCAGCTCTCAGCAGAGGATATCTGACACTCCAGAGCCCTTCCAGGGCTCTTCCCAGGTAAGAGCCCTGCTAACTTCCCAGAATCACATACAGCCGTGGGCTAAATGGCTGTTTGCAGCACCAGTTTTGTAGAGTTTATGATGTTTAGTTTTACACAATTAAAATGATGCGAtagggaaaaattattttaaaaaaaacccaaaacaaacccaagaaaaaaacatctctttttcacTTAAACCCACGTGTAGTGCCTTCCAGCACGCCAGGCACGTCCTTGCCCCTCCAAGAAGGGATTTTCAGGACTGCTGGGCAGAGTCTGTCTCAGACACAATTTTCTGTTGTCATTGGGTATTGATGCAAACCCGAAAGTTTAGCTGAGGCATTTGAAGTCATTGGGCATTGACAACGTGGAAGAAACAtccctctcctgcctgctctgaCCAGCACAGCCCTTCCTAAACAGGGAATTCAAGGGCTGAGCAGGCTGAGAGCACCTCATCCCTGGCTGGGCGGGTCTCAGACACTCCAGGAGGACATTGCAGAATAGGTTCACTCTTTTGCACCCAAACACAAGGAGCTGCTGCACCAGCTGGAGATGCCATCCCTGAGCCCGTCGGGTGGCACTTGCACAGCATCACCCTCCTCATAGGCTGCCAGGAGCCATGCCACCTGGGCCAAGCCTTGCACCATCACTGATGCCTGGCAAAGGGGGCATAAATGTGCTCCTCACAGCCACCTGGCACAGGGTTGAAACAAGGTGCcagacagcagaaaaatcagtgcTTTTCAGACAAGGATCAGAGCACAGAGCCAGGGTGGCTGCAGCTCCATCCCTCCTGCTGCAAGCCCCCGAAAATCCCTTGGTATGTTGGAGGCACATCCAGCTCTGACTAAGaccattttgagaaaaaaatgcatgagggtttttttccaatgatATCAATATAGCGTAAAAATACAGCGTAAGAAGAATACTGTATAAAAAAAGATATGTGCTATGCAGCTCCAAGGTTAAGGGCGTCcatggttttaaaaaacacttgGGGTGAAGCTGTGTGTGCACCTGGGAGTCCCCCTCCACCTTCAGCGGGGTTTCTATCCACCTAACAGCAGTGTACCTTGCATTGGATGTCCTGGAAGccctttaaaatcttttcacaGTCCAATAATGTTGACTTCTGACCCTCTGCTGTCTGgcacttctgtattttcctcAGGAAGATGTAATCTTCATTTAAGCTCAGTACTTCTTCCATCTGCCGATGGGGTAGAGAAAAGAGGGTGAATGAAACGTTAGCTGGAAATCTGCAACAACTGGCAGCGGATCCATGCTCTATTCCTGCCAGTAATAAACAGCAGCCTGTAGAGCTCAGGGTTGCTTGTTCAGCATCAGGATGAGCCCTGCAGACACGTTGCAGGTGCCAAGCGCTCCCGCCAGCCACCCAGCACAGCACCTGCACCCACAACCATGAGGATTTGCACCCATGGGGCTGACCCTGGCTGGCAATGCTGG contains the following coding sequences:
- the CD40LG gene encoding CD40 ligand isoform X2; this translates as MEEVLSLNEDYIFLRKIQKCQTAEGQKSTLLDCEKILKGFQDIQCKDEGARKGQPKFEMQRGHEHLHLTHKNETSVEAEKRQPIAAHLAGLDPNKTVSVLEWKTTMYGPMNNGWISYQEGKLKVKEAGLYYIYSQVSFCTKAANSAPFTLYIYLYLPMEKDRLLLKGLDTHSTSMSHCDLQSIREGGVFKLREGDMVFVNVTDSRRVNYNPGSTYFGIFKL
- the CD40LG gene encoding CD40 ligand isoform X1 — translated: MDEPYSPATPRPISSTSPSTMKMLIGFLAAFILAQTIGTVLFCLYLHMKMDKMEEVLSLNEDYIFLRKIQKCQTAEGQKSTLLDCEKILKGFQDIQCKDEGARKGQPKFEMQRGHEHLHLTHKNETSVEAEKRQPIAAHLAGLDPNKTVSVLEWKTTMYGPMNNGWISYQEGKLKVKEAGLYYIYSQVSFCTKAANSAPFTLYIYLYLPMEKDRLLLKGLDTHSTSMSHCDLQSIREGGVFKLREGDMVFVNVTDSRRVNYNPGSTYFGIFKL